The Methanobrevibacter sp. genome segment TCTAAAACAAGCATCTCAAATAATTCTTCATCGTTATGTGTTGGAACTCCCCACTCCTCATCATGGTATCTGATATAGTCTTCATCATCACTTACCCAGTCGCATCGTTTAACAGTCATAGAAATTATTATTAAATGATTAATTTAAATATATTTTCATTAAGGACGGGTTGGAAAGGTTAAACAATGAACAAATCTTTAAAATTGAAATTGGGCATGTTCGTTTTCATGAGCATTGTCATGATTTTTTACATATTGGTGTTTGGCCAGACAAATGCAATTATTGGGCTGATGGTCGTTATTGCTGCTTTTCTGAATTTAGGTAATGATTTATCATCAAATCCCAAATTGTCATTTATTAAAATATTTTCTCTTTTGATGATTCTGGGAATCGCCTCATATCTTAACAGTCCCATTACTATTTTAAGTTGTATTCTGACATTTTTTATAGTATTTGCAACTACATTTTCATCATATAAGCTATTTGGAACACATTGCTATTTGCCTTTTTTAATGGTTTATTTTATGATGTCATTTTCTCCGGTAACTTTTGAAGATTTGGCGATAAGGATGTTATCTTTAGCTTTAGGGGCAGTAATCATTGTTGGCTTAAATTTGATTATTAATAGGAATAAATATCACAGGTTATCTGAAAATACAATTTCTTTACTAATTGAAGAGCTTATTAAAGCAGCCGATTTGAAATTGGATGGAGATGAACTGTCTTCAAATAGCTTTAAAGTGGTCAATGGATTTTATTCAAGTATCATTTCTAAATTCAAGTATAATTATTTCCCAACTCAAAAACACGAATCGGTTGTAAATGTCATAAAAGCATTTCAGAATATTGGATGGATTATGACAAATTTTAAGCTGTCCGAAGATGAATTGAAATATATCAAACACGTGTTGGCTGATTTTAAACAGTTCAGGAATTTGGATGGAGATGTTCTTGTCGAAACTAAAGGTATGAATCTGATTCTTTTAAATTTTAAAATTATTGAAAATGAAATTGATAAAAAAACATTAAAAAAAGAAAACGATTCAAAAAAGGCATTGTTTGGTGTTGTAAAGCCATTAATCAAACGACAATTGTCATTTAAATCAGCTAAATTTACTTTTGCTTTTAAAATGGCATTTGTTCTAACATTGTGGGAAGTTTTAACATTGATATTTAATTTTCCATATACGAAATGGCTGTTTTTCGCATCGATTTCCTTAATGGTTCCATATATTGATGATATTGCACGCACTGCCAGAAATCGTATTGGGGGAACATTGATTGGTGTCTTTTGCTTTGCATTAATTATGATAGCTATGCCATACATTCCAATACCTAATTATCTGCTAATTGCGGCAGTATTGTTTTTGGGGATAGTTGGAATAATTTTCTCATTTAAAAATAGATTAGTATTGTTATCATTTACAACCTTGTTGTCTGTTACGGTTTCTTTAATGTATATCACGCCTCCTGAAGCTATCGAATTGAAGATATTGTGGGTTGCTGTGGCTGTTATCGTGGTTTCATTTATCAATTATGGATTTTTACCATATTCTGTTGAAAAACAAACAAAAAATAACTTGAAAACATCTTACATTTTAAATAAGAAGTTTTTGGATTTAATCAAATCGAAATGCCTGGGCGAAGCTTCAATTAATAAAACTGCATTGCTTGTTGTAAGCAACATTATTCATGAGAATATTGAAATTACCGATAAAAACAAGGAACTGTATCGAATACAATCAGAAATAAGAGGTATTTCTAATTTCATTCTAGCATATATGGATATTTATGATTTGTCACCTCAGATAAAGAGAAAAATGATTAAAATAATTGAAGAGGAGGATAGTTTTAATAATGATTTTGATGATGGTGAAAGTGTTGTTTTGTTTTCACTAAATTATGTTGTCCAACAGTTCAATAAAGAAAAGGAATTAATCAAACAATGATTATGTTTATAAAAGTTTCAATAAAATATATAATTAAGTTTTATTATGGAGAGGGATTATATGGTTAAATTAGGTATGGGAATGATGAGACTTCCGGTTTTGGATGAGAATGATTTTTCAACCATAGACCTTGATCAATTTGCAAAAATGGTTGATGCGTATATGGATGCAGGTTTTAATCATTTTGATACAGCTTATCCTTATCATGAAGGTTTAAGTGAAGTGGCTTTGAGAAAATGTGTTGTTGAGAGATATCCGAGAGATTCTTTTACAATTGCCGATAAATTGCCTATATTTAATATTACAAAAGAATCCGAACTTGAACCGACATTTTCAAAACAACTTGAAAGATGCGGCGTTGACTACTTTGATTATTATATGATGCATAATGTAAGCGGATACTCCGAGGCGGGATGGATGGACGTTGATTCATTTGCTTTTGTAAATAAGAAAAAAGAAGAAGGATACATTAGACATTTGGGATTGTCCACTCATGCTGATGCCGAATTTTTGGATAATATACTGACAATTCATCCTGAAATGGAATTTGTGTTGCTTCAGATTAATTATCTTGACTGGGAAGATGAAGGAATTGAATCTAAAAAATGCTGGGAAGTTGCAAGAAAGCATAATAAGTCTGTAATGATTATGGAAGCATACAAAGGCGGTTTTTTGGCAGATGTTCCGAAGGAAGCCGAAAAACTCATGAAGGAATATGCTCCCGATAAATCTGTCATTTCATGGGCAATGAGATTTGCAGCTTGTTTGGATGGAATTTGCACAGTTTTAACCGGTGCAAGTAGTCTTGAACAGCTTGAAGAAAATATTTCAGAGTTTAATAATGCAACTCCTCTCAACGGCGATGAATTAAATCTGCTAAAGGAAGTTTCAGAAATTATAAATTCAAACATCACTGTTGACTGTACAAAATGCAGATACTGCGTTGATTCCTGCTCTGAAGGAATTGATATTGCAAAACTATTTGATTTATACAATAAAGAAAAGCTTCTTGACGGTAATGGATGGTCACAAATGGGCAATGCATATGTAAATTATTCTAAGCTTCCAGGTGTCGGAATAGCTTCAGATTGCAGCGGGTGTGAAATGTGTGTTGAAGAATGCCCTCAGCAGATTAATATTCCTGAAGTTTTAAAGGATGTCGCTGAAACATTTGAAACTGAAACTTATGGATTTACCAATTAATTTTATTTTTTTTTGAATTTTATTTTTTTAAAATTGCAAATTAAAGCAAGTTTTAATAATAATTAATAATATAATTAGAAATAGTTAACTTTTATGAGGATTGTATTATGATACCTGGTATGAACAAAAAACAAATGAAACAGATGGAAAGGCAAATGAAAAAAATGGGTATGAAAATGGAGGAACTTGAAGGCGCTCGTGAAGTCATTATCCGTTTTGATGAAAAAGAGTTGATTATCGATAATCCCAGCGTAAGTTTAATGAATGTAATGGGTCAGGAAACCTACCAGATTGAAGGTAAAGCCCGTGAAGTGGAGCTAGAATACGAAGTTGAAATTCCTGATGAAGATGTTGAAATGGTAGCAAACAGTGCGGATGTTTCATTAGATGAAGCAAGAGCAGCACTTGAAGAATGTAAAGGAGACCTTGCAGAAGCTATCATGAAATTAAACCAATAGATAAAATGACTGTTGTTGCACATATTTCGGATTTGCATGTTTGTAAATTAGAATTTGATGAAGAGGTTTTCATGAATGCTGTAAGTGAAATAAATCATCTGCAGCCTGACATGATTATTTTAACTGGAGATCTTACCAATAATGGTTATTATAAAGAATATCAACAGGCGGCTAAATATTTAAAGATGTTTGAAGCCCCAATATTTGTTGTTCCTGGAAACCATGATGCCCGAAATTTAGGTTATCAAACTTTCGAAGAGTTAATTGGAGAGAGAAGTTGGAAACTTACTATGGACGGCAATCTTACAGTAATTGGTCTTGATAGCAGCACTCCTGATGAAAATAGGGGTCATATTGGAAATCCTCAACATATGTGGCTGGATCATCAGTTGGATGAATGTGTGATAAATGAAAACTTTTCCATTGTTGTTTTACACCATCATGTAATTTCCATTCCTCAAACAGGGCGTGAACGTAATGTTTTATCTGATGCGGGAGATATTTTAAAGACACTGACAGGTCATGAAGTTGATTTGGTGTTGTCCGGACATAAGCATGTTCCAAATGTCTGGAAAATAAATAACACGGTTGTTGTAAATGCGGGATCTCTTTGTTCAACCAAGCTTAGAGGGAAAAATAAGAATTCTTACATGGTGTATAATATTTCTGATGAGCATATAGAAATCATCCTCAATATTGTTGGTGGGGAAAAATTCTTATTCGGAAAATATGCTCGAAATGTATTATAATTAAAAATTTAAATAAGAACATACAAAGATATAATATTAATTTGATTTAGGTGATATTATGAAAGTTGTTGTAGATGCTTCTAATGTAGCTTACTATATTAAAAATGAAAATGGCCAACCTCAAATGTCCAACATACTTGCAGCTGTTAAAGCATTAGAAGAGGGTGAAGACGAATTTGTAATTATCGCCGATGCATCACTTCGTCATGATATTGATGATAAGGATAAATTCTTGAAATTGCTGGAAAATGAAAATGTGGAAGAAGTTCCGGCGGGCAACGATGCTGATCATTTTATTTTAGGTATTGCTGTGCGTGAAAAAGCTAAAATATTGTCTAATGACAAATTCAGGGATTATGCGGCTGAATTTAAGAACATTCCGACTATGGTGATTCCATTTGTAATTGATAATGATAGGCTTACATTTGGCAAACCTAAGAAAGCTAAAAAAGATAAAAATATTCTTCAGCATATTTGTGATGAAATTATTAAAGAGCTAAACTTTAAAAAGTGGGAAATTTACACAGGTAAAGAAGGTTTGGAAATTTCCCCGTTAAATATTGCTAAACAAGCAATTATACGTATTGATAATGAAAACAATGTGGAATCAAAACTTGAAAGCATTTTCTCTAAAATCCCGATGTTCAATAAAATTGTTGATATGGTTGGGGATGTTGAAATAGCAGCTCCATATGTGATTTTTGTATTGGTGCATCCTAAGGATTATAAACTTGCTGTTAAGAATGCAGGAAACATTTCCGTTACTGTTGCAGACAGATTGGGTCTTGAGAAAAAACCGCTGATTGCCGTTAGAAACGATTTATTTACAAAACCTGGCACTTTTGAATTAAATATCATGCTGGCTGATGAAGTAACTGAACAAGCACCATACAATATCGCTGTTCGCGTATCTGCTCATGATGAAATATTTATTAAAAGAAACTCCAGAAATATTGCAAGCACCATAGCCGGAAGACTAGGGTCTTGGAAATTCCCTTTTGTTTCTGTAAAACCGGACATGCTTTTAGAAAAACCTGGCGATTTTGAAATTGAACTTGAAAAGGGAGGGGAATAGATGGTTAATATATTAACCAGGTCTTTAATCAAGTCATTTACTAAATTAAATCCCATTTCCATTGGAACTAAATTTTTTCCAACAAATTCACTTGAAACAGAATATGTGGAGCTGTTCAATTATACTCAAACTATTCTTTTTGAAATTGATAAGGCGGAAATTACTTCCGATTCCATTTTGGAGAATTTAATTCGTGATGTGGGCGGGGAAAACCTTCCGGATGATTACAATTTTTATGAATTAAAACCTGCTGAAAATAAAATTGAAGAATATGCTTTGGTAAGCAATATCATCATGGGTAATGACCGTTATTTTTATATCGAACTTCCCAATCCTTCTAATCTAATTAATATCTTTGTAAAAATTATTGAAAATGAAAAAGGGGAAGTTGTAGAAAAAACGGCAACAGAATTAGTTGCTAAAATGTTGAGTAAAAATGATGCGATTCGTGTAGCTATTGAATTAATAGGTATTGGTTTATCTGAAGGGGTTCAGGTAATATCCGCTGTTGGAATGACTGGTGCCGCTTCAATTGAAAGGGCAATTCATTATACTCAAAATGTAGGTAGCTTTCCAGGTATTGCCTTTACAAAATTAGGTGGGGAATACGCCCTTGTCTTTGACTCTCCATTTTTACTTCAAGAATCAAGGCCTGTTACTTTGGAAAATTATTTGTTCATTGATCTGATTGACTCCACTAAGTTTATTGATAAAAAAGGCCGTAATCAACTAGTTGAATTGATGACTGGCATTAAGAACTTCATTGAAACAGAATGTAACGGTGAGTTGGAAGGATATCGTGAAGGAGGAGATGATTTCATTGCAAGATTTCCGTCTAAAGATTTGGCAATACGTGCAGGTCTTGACACTGCATGGTTTGCACTTGACAATGGTGCAAAAATACGTGCAGGTGTTGGTAAGAGCAGAAGAGAAGCAGGTGAAAGGGCTCAACTCGTAGATAATTTGAATTCAACATCTCCATTATCTTTAGTTGTATTTGAATTGGCCAATGGGTTATATGCATATAATATCCCCTCCGAATTTACAAAAACTTTAATTAATTTAGTAGAAAACGAAAAAGCCAAACTGATTGGTGTTTTTGCATTTGTATTTGTATTTACTTATTTAATGTCAGTGTTGGGATTCGGAATGTTTAGTTTTGTTGGGGTTATTATAGCTCTAGTTTATGCACTTTTAGCTTAATGATTAAAAAAGGAACAGTAATATGCGAAGAAATAGAGATGACAAAAGGGTTTTGTATTCACCAAGAAACAATTCTGGAAGAGGTTATAAACGGCCAAAAACAAATAAACCTCCTCATCAGCGTAGAAGGGGTAAAACTAATCGTATTACAGTTTTTGTTATTATTTTGGCATTAATTGCATTTGTTATTGGTGCAGGAGCTGGAATATCCTTAACTTTTGATGATGGGGATGAAGGGCCTCAATGGCATAATGTTACCGAAGAGATGACTACAAACCTGACTGGTGATGAAAAAGTATACTTTGATGAAGACTTAGATCAGGTTGATTTTAACAATAATGAAACATTAACTGAACTGAATATTACTAAAGAACCTTCTTATTAAGTTTTGGCGATTATTATGGATTTTATTAAAGAATTAAATGGCGGATTTTCTGTTATTGAAAATCTCAAAGTATCCGGTGCGCGTGAAAGTAAATATGGTGTTGCCATCATTTATTCACCGAACAGTACTGCCTCTGCAGTTTTCACTTCAAATAAAGTTGTTGCAGCTCCGGTTAAATATACTAAAAACATGCTTAAAAATGGAATTGTTTCTGCCGTTTTTGTAAATAGCGGTAATGCTAATTGTTTTACCGGAAAACAGGGTTTTAAAGATTGTGAAGCTTTGGCCAAATTAGTTTCCAATGAGTTGAAAATACCTGAAGATGAAATAGCTATTTCTTCAACCGGTGTTATTGGTCGTGAAATGCCGATGGGCATTATTTCTGAAGTGGCTCTTGAATCCCTTTCAAAACTGGGAAACGGTCCTGAAAACTCACTGGCAGCTGCAAAAGCCATAATGACAACTGACACATTTCCAAAAGAATGCGCTATTGAAGTTACATTAACCACAGGTGAGGTTGTTAAAATTGCAGGTATTACTAAAGGCAGCGGGATGATTGCTCCGAATATGGGCACCATGCTTTCATTTATTGTAACTGATGCAAAAATTCCGGCTAATGAAATCAATAAGGCACTAAAAAAAGCTTCAGATATTAGTTTTAACATGATTGTTGTAGATGGTGATGAAAGCACAAACGACACATGTTTGATGATGGCTAATGGAGCATCTGATGTTGAAGTTGTAAAAGACGCTAAATTAGATTCTAATTTCCAGGAAGCTTTAAATTATGTCTGCATTGATTTGGCTAAAAAAATGGCAAGGGATGGTGAAGGAGCAACCAAATTCATTGAAGCTAATGTCTGTGGTGCTAAAAACTTGGAGGGCGCAAGACTTGCGGCCAAATCAGTTATTTCTTCAAGCTTATTTAAATCAGCAGTATTTGGCGGTGATCCGAATTGGGGAAGAATTGTTTCGGCCATAGGTTATTCCGGCTGTGATTTAAATCCGGATATTGTATCAATAGCTATTGGAAATGATTTGGATGAAGTGGATCTGGTTAAAAATGGTGAAATTTTAGCATTTGATAATACTCCACAACTCAAAAGAGCTGAAAAGATAATGCAATCCAAGAATGTCATTGTAAACATCGATATCGGTTTAGGTGATGGTGAAGCAACTGCATGGGGTTGTGATTTAACATATGATTATGTTAAAATTAATGCTGAATACACTACATAAAGAAAACCTTTAAATATCTTGAAAACAAATATTTTTTTGTTATAGATGTAATTCTAATTATTTTTTTCATTAATTTTAAGGAGGGTGAATATGGCAAAAGTTAAAGGAACTAACAGGAGAACCAGACAAAAAAGAAGTTATACCAAACCTGGTAGTAAAAGAGGAAGAGGAGTTAAACAAACTTGGAAAAAATAATCCTCTTATAACTTTTTTTATCATTTTTAACTATTTTTTTTGATGTTATGAAAACATCGCCATATTGAAAATTATTAAATACTATTTTTTAAAGATATTATATGTGGTGATTATATGAATGGACATAGGGCTCATGGTTTTTCAAGTGTACATTTCTTGGATTCTGATGAGATTATATCTGAATTAAATTTGAAAGGTGATGAAACTTTTATGGATGCCGGTTGCGGAGACGGCCACATCGCAATAAAAGTGCTAGATGATTATCTTCCAAATGGGACTGTTTATGCTGTTGATGTTTATGATGCATCTATTGAAGATATGGAAACATACAAAAATGAAAATAATGTTGAAAATTTAATCAACATTGAAGCAGACATTCCTAAAGGAATTCCCGGTGTTGAAGATGAATCTGTTGATGTTGTTTTAATGGTTAATGTCTTCCACGGATTTAAGGCATCAAGAACAGCAGATGATGCCATAGATGAATTTGCAAGAATTATTAAACGTGATGGTAAAATTGCAATTATGGATTATAAAGCTTGGGATGTTCCAAAAGGACCTCCAACAGCATTTAGAAGTCATCCGTCTGAATTGGAAGAATTATTTGCTAAACACGGTTTAAAAATGACTTATTTAAATGAAGAAATTGGTGAAGATATTCCTGAAGGCAAATCTCACTACTTCATTGTTTTCCAAAAAGAATAGATGGGGGTCTTTTCTCTATTTATTCTTTTTTTCAATTCTTCTCAGTTTTTCTTATTTTAATGTGCTTGTAATGGTGTGGAATATTTGTTAATGTCAATTGGGGTTGCGTTTTGGTGAATATTATATGTAATGTGTTATATGTAATATTTGAGCAATCGTTAATTTTAAATCAATTCAAAAGTTTAGAAACATCAAAATAAAACTTTAATTTTATTATAAATTATTTTTATTATTGTGTGATGATTTTTATGTATTGTTTGGTGGTGTATCTCTAAAAAAGTACTTACATTGCGTTTCTACTTTCCAGACATTATTTAATTTTGATTCGATATGAAAATGTTTATATATTAGTATATAATTAATGAAACTCGTCTTTAAACTCTTTTTACTCCAGTAATGTTATTATTGTCCAATTCAATTTTAATTCGATATGATAATATTTATATATTACTATATGATTAAAATAATATTGCTAATCATGATTATTAAATCGTAATTATGGGATTGGGGATAAATGAAAGACAAATGTTGAGGGTGTAATTTTATTTTTTGCAGTTTGCATGCAGATGTAAATAGTAGGTATTCTACACACATTTTGGTTCAGATTGAATTTCCTTTTTCTAATCTTAGATTATTGTATTTGATGTCTGATAGTATTATTTTTATCAATTGGTTTAAAGGAGAATAATCATGAAATCTATGAAAACATTAGTTATCGCTATTATTGCGGTAGTGGTGGTTATTGGTGTGGGTTTATGGGCTACCGGCTCATTAGACACTAACCAAGACTTAGGTAATCAAGAAATTCAATTAGCAGCTGCTGCTAGTTTGAAAAATGTTTATGATGAAAAGTTAATTCCTATGTTTGAAGAAAAGCATCCTGGTGTGAAAGTCACTCCTACTTATGCTTCAAGTGGGGATTTGCAAACTCAAATTGAAAATGGTCTAAAAGCTGATGTATTTATGTCTGCTGCTAATAAACAGATGAATGCTTTGGTTGAAAAAGGTTATATTGACAATGCTACTAATGTCCAATCTTTGGAAAATAAAGTTGTTTTAATTGTACCTGCTGATTCAAATTCCAATATATCTTCATTTGATGATTTAAAAGATGTAAAGGGCACTATTGCTATTGGAGACCCTGAATCCGTACCTGCCGGTCAATATGCTAAAGAAGTATTATCCAACCTTGGTATTTGGGATGATGTTGAATCTAAATTATCTTTAGGTACTGATGTAACTGCTGTATTGAACCAAGTAGCTCAAGGATCTGCTGATTGCGGTATTGTTTACTCTACTGATGCTAAATCTAGTGATGATGTTAAAGTAGTTTGTGAAGCTCCAGAAGATGCATTAAAAACTCCGGTTATTTATCCTGTAGCTGTTCTTAAAGATTCCGAGCATTCTGATGCTGCAAAAGCATTTGTTGACTTCTTACAAACTAAAGAGGCTCAGGACGTATTTGTTGATTATGGATTTGCTATTCACCAGTAGATTTGACGGATTATTCATATAAAATAATAAATGTATTAAAGAGATAGAGACATGATGGACTGGACTCCGATTTTCATTTCAATGAAAACTGCAAGCTTATCAATATTCATAACCTTTTTTGTAGGTTTGATTGTTGCTTGGGGTATTGTTAAGATGAAAAATGAAACAATAAAGATTGTACTTGATGGTATTTTTACACTGCCGATTGTGCTGCCTCCTACTGTAGTGGGGTTCTTTTTATTGTACATTTTTGGTGTCAGAGGTCCGATAGGTAAGTTTTTTATAGACTTTTTCACTGTGAAAATAGCATTTTCATGGTCTGCAACTGTTATTGCAGCTGTCGTCATGTCTTTTCCTTTAATGTACCGTTCCGCTCGGGGTGCGTTTGAACAGGTGGATTCTAACTTGTTGGATGCAGGCCGTACATTAGGTATGTCTGAGTGGAAAATTTTCTGGAAAGTTTTATTTGCAAATGCATTGCCTGGAATTATCAGCGGCGGAATTCTTGCTTATGCTCGTGGTTTAGGAGAATTTGGTGCTACAGCCATGCTTGCAGGCAATATTGCTGGACAAACCAGAACTCTTCCTATGGCGGTTTATTCTGAAGTTGCTGCTGGAAATATGGGTGATGCTTTTAATTATGTCGTGTTCATTGTTATTATATCATTTATAGCTATTTTTATTATGGATTATGTTTCCATACGCAAGGAAAAGCAATGGAAATGATTTTATAAGTATTTTATTTTGTTTTATGGGGGAGGATTATGAGTAATAAATTGTTAAAGGTAGATATCCACAAAAAACTTAAAGAATTCGACATGGATGTTGATTTTGAACTGAAAAAAGGGTGTTTAGGTATTTTAGGTCCTTCTGGCTGCGGTAAAAGTATGACGCTTAAATCTATTGCAGGTATTGTCACTCCTGATGATGGTGTTGTAAGTTTAAATGCTGATGAAGAAACTATTTATTATGATTCCAATGGAAAAATTAATTTAAAACCCCAAAAGAGAAATGTAGGTTACTTATTTCAAAATTATGCTTTATTTCCCAATATGACTGTTGAAGAAAATGTTGCTGTTGGTTTGCCTAAGGATTATGATGAGAAAATATTGTCCGGAATGATTGAACGCTTTCGTTTAGGTGGATTGGAGAAAAGATATCCTAGACAATTGTCTGGAGGCCAGCAGCAGAGAGTGGCACTGGCCCGTATTTTAGCTTATGGCCCGGATGTTATATTGCTGGATGAACCATTTAGCGCCATGGATACTTTCCTAAAAGAACAGCTGCGCATTGAACTTATTAACTTGCTAGACGATTTTGAGGGATTGTCTATTTTAGTTACTCATGACCGTGATGAGGCATTCCAGTTTTGTGATGAACTTCTAATATTGGATAAGGGCAAAGTTATTGCAAAAGGACCTACTCATGAAGTATTTGAGAATCCAAAAAAGGTTCAAGTTGCAAGACTTACTGGATGTAAAAATATTTCCAAAATCGAAGTTATAGATGATTATCATATTAAATCTTTGGATTGGGGAGTTGTATTTGAAGTGTCTGAAAAGATTTCCTCTGATATTACTCATATTGGAATAAGGGCTCATGATTTTTCTCCGGCAGAGGAAGATGATGTTAATGTGATTGACACTTCAGATTCAGTAAAAGTGGAAATGCCTTTTGAGTGGGAAGTGACTCTTTCAAATGGATTATGGTGGAAAGCCGATAAAAAGATTCATGAGCATGAATTTGAAATTCCCAAGTATTTAAAAGTTGATTCTAAAAATATTATCTTGTTGGAAGAATAGTTTGGATTCACATATTATTGGAATGTTTTTCATAACTTATTTTAATTCATATTTTATGGATTTGTAATATTTTTATTGCATACTCTTATTTTGAAAATTATTAAATACTATTTTTTAACAATTATTAAATAGGTGAAACTTTTAATTATTATTAAATTATTTTACATATGAAAAGGGGAATGTGTTAATGATTTTTGCAGCAATTTTAGCAGGCGGTATGGGATTAAGGATGGGTGGTTGTGATACTCCTAAACAATTTTTGAATTTAGGCGATAAGCCTGTCATTGTTCACACGATAGAAAAATTTGTAATAAATGATAAA includes the following:
- a CDS encoding class I SAM-dependent methyltransferase, with product MNGHRAHGFSSVHFLDSDEIISELNLKGDETFMDAGCGDGHIAIKVLDDYLPNGTVYAVDVYDASIEDMETYKNENNVENLINIEADIPKGIPGVEDESVDVVLMVNVFHGFKASRTADDAIDEFARIIKRDGKIAIMDYKAWDVPKGPPTAFRSHPSELEELFAKHGLKMTYLNEEIGEDIPEGKSHYFIVFQKE
- a CDS encoding FUSC family protein, encoding MNKSLKLKLGMFVFMSIVMIFYILVFGQTNAIIGLMVVIAAFLNLGNDLSSNPKLSFIKIFSLLMILGIASYLNSPITILSCILTFFIVFATTFSSYKLFGTHCYLPFLMVYFMMSFSPVTFEDLAIRMLSLALGAVIIVGLNLIINRNKYHRLSENTISLLIEELIKAADLKLDGDELSSNSFKVVNGFYSSIISKFKYNYFPTQKHESVVNVIKAFQNIGWIMTNFKLSEDELKYIKHVLADFKQFRNLDGDVLVETKGMNLILLNFKIIENEIDKKTLKKENDSKKALFGVVKPLIKRQLSFKSAKFTFAFKMAFVLTLWEVLTLIFNFPYTKWLFFASISLMVPYIDDIARTARNRIGGTLIGVFCFALIMIAMPYIPIPNYLLIAAVLFLGIVGIIFSFKNRLVLLSFTTLLSVTVSLMYITPPEAIELKILWVAVAVIVVSFINYGFLPYSVEKQTKNNLKTSYILNKKFLDLIKSKCLGEASINKTALLVVSNIIHENIEITDKNKELYRIQSEIRGISNFILAYMDIYDLSPQIKRKMIKIIEEEDSFNNDFDDGESVVLFSLNYVVQQFNKEKELIKQ
- a CDS encoding metallophosphoesterase encodes the protein MTVVAHISDLHVCKLEFDEEVFMNAVSEINHLQPDMIILTGDLTNNGYYKEYQQAAKYLKMFEAPIFVVPGNHDARNLGYQTFEELIGERSWKLTMDGNLTVIGLDSSTPDENRGHIGNPQHMWLDHQLDECVINENFSIVVLHHHVISIPQTGRERNVLSDAGDILKTLTGHEVDLVLSGHKHVPNVWKINNTVVVNAGSLCSTKLRGKNKNSYMVYNISDEHIEIILNIVGGEKFLFGKYARNVL
- a CDS encoding aldo/keto reductase translates to MVKLGMGMMRLPVLDENDFSTIDLDQFAKMVDAYMDAGFNHFDTAYPYHEGLSEVALRKCVVERYPRDSFTIADKLPIFNITKESELEPTFSKQLERCGVDYFDYYMMHNVSGYSEAGWMDVDSFAFVNKKKEEGYIRHLGLSTHADAEFLDNILTIHPEMEFVLLQINYLDWEDEGIESKKCWEVARKHNKSVMIMEAYKGGFLADVPKEAEKLMKEYAPDKSVISWAMRFAACLDGICTVLTGASSLEQLEENISEFNNATPLNGDELNLLKEVSEIINSNITVDCTKCRYCVDSCSEGIDIAKLFDLYNKEKLLDGNGWSQMGNAYVNYSKLPGVGIASDCSGCEMCVEECPQQINIPEVLKDVAETFETETYGFTN
- a CDS encoding Zc3h12a-like ribonuclease, whose protein sequence is MKVVVDASNVAYYIKNENGQPQMSNILAAVKALEEGEDEFVIIADASLRHDIDDKDKFLKLLENENVEEVPAGNDADHFILGIAVREKAKILSNDKFRDYAAEFKNIPTMVIPFVIDNDRLTFGKPKKAKKDKNILQHICDEIIKELNFKKWEIYTGKEGLEISPLNIAKQAIIRIDNENNVESKLESIFSKIPMFNKIVDMVGDVEIAAPYVIFVLVHPKDYKLAVKNAGNISVTVADRLGLEKKPLIAVRNDLFTKPGTFELNIMLADEVTEQAPYNIAVRVSAHDEIFIKRNSRNIASTIAGRLGSWKFPFVSVKPDMLLEKPGDFEIELEKGGE
- the modA gene encoding molybdate ABC transporter substrate-binding protein, yielding MKSMKTLVIAIIAVVVVIGVGLWATGSLDTNQDLGNQEIQLAAAASLKNVYDEKLIPMFEEKHPGVKVTPTYASSGDLQTQIENGLKADVFMSAANKQMNALVEKGYIDNATNVQSLENKVVLIVPADSNSNISSFDDLKDVKGTIAIGDPESVPAGQYAKEVLSNLGIWDDVESKLSLGTDVTAVLNQVAQGSADCGIVYSTDAKSSDDVKVVCEAPEDALKTPVIYPVAVLKDSEHSDAAKAFVDFLQTKEAQDVFVDYGFAIHQ
- a CDS encoding nascent polypeptide-associated complex protein; translation: MIPGMNKKQMKQMERQMKKMGMKMEELEGAREVIIRFDEKELIIDNPSVSLMNVMGQETYQIEGKAREVELEYEVEIPDEDVEMVANSADVSLDEARAALEECKGDLAEAIMKLNQ
- the argJ gene encoding bifunctional ornithine acetyltransferase/N-acetylglutamate synthase, which translates into the protein MDFIKELNGGFSVIENLKVSGARESKYGVAIIYSPNSTASAVFTSNKVVAAPVKYTKNMLKNGIVSAVFVNSGNANCFTGKQGFKDCEALAKLVSNELKIPEDEIAISSTGVIGREMPMGIISEVALESLSKLGNGPENSLAAAKAIMTTDTFPKECAIEVTLTTGEVVKIAGITKGSGMIAPNMGTMLSFIVTDAKIPANEINKALKKASDISFNMIVVDGDESTNDTCLMMANGASDVEVVKDAKLDSNFQEALNYVCIDLAKKMARDGEGATKFIEANVCGAKNLEGARLAAKSVISSSLFKSAVFGGDPNWGRIVSAIGYSGCDLNPDIVSIAIGNDLDEVDLVKNGEILAFDNTPQLKRAEKIMQSKNVIVNIDIGLGDGEATAWGCDLTYDYVKINAEYTT